The DNA window ATGCAACTGGTGCATTTTGATTTCAATAGGTAAGGAGACTCAATTATGTCACTATTGTTGGGCGGTGTGAAGTCACATTTTGGTAATTATATCTCAACTGCAGCACTCCCTTTGAGCTACACGACGATAACTATGTCCTCAAGGCAATGAAATTCGCTGAAAAGTCAAGAAACAATGGCACCGCCCAAAATATCCCTTCAGATGGAGGCGAGAGCTGCAGCATGGTGACTAGCTACCGAACTCAAGGACCTCATCCTTCCGGGTCAAGCATCTCAAGTAGGCCTCCCAACTCATCCCCACTTCCCGGAATACTGAAGGCACGTGTGAAGCACGAGCAGCATTAGGGTTGAACTCCGACGCTGAATCTTCCAGTAATATCCTCGTCACATCTGTACATATATACTACATGAAATGGGATCAGAGCAGGTGGGCGGGTTATAGCCTACCATCGCCTACAGGAACTTTTTTGCATGGCGCTGAATGGAGCGGAAAGTAGGATTTTTTGTATCCCTCAGGTAAGTATGTGTATCTTGATTACTTGGTAGATCATCTTATACATAGGCGTCTAAAATTATGCTCCCCTTTGTCTTCGTTGTGTAGAAGATGAACTTCAACTCTAGGCAAACCATATTTCTTGACTTCCTATTTTGCATAACTTCTTATTTTGCTTAGATTCAAGAATTGCTATATTTTTGCAACTTTTTTTGGCTACACTTAGCCGAAAACAGGCATTTTGGGTTGCTTGCTTCAATGATTTTAAGAAGCCATTCCCTAGGAAATAGAGTGCTCCCATTTACTATCTTATTTTTACCGGTTTTGACCCGGCCCAAGTCTAAGCCCAATTCTATAAGGAAGCAGATGCTTTCTActtctccctccgtccctttgtagtagagacatttcttttcgccACGAGATTTTAGAAAAATCGTTttaagtgagttaaataaagagagaatagtagaaaggaaaaaaagtagagaaataaaGAGTGAATAAAGTTCGAGAGAagaaatgtattattttttgctaAGAAAGGAAATGACTTAGTTACTAACTCGAAAACACCCCGAAAGGAATATGACTTAGCTACAGTGTATTggagggagggagtagtagAGAATTTAGACTAGGAACACCATTGAAAGCATGACGTAATAGTTCACGATTGTTGTACTACCTTGCCATTTCAGTTCGTgctacaataagagtcacattttgtcattttgatctGTCTTGCAGTAAGAGTCTTatttacttttaccataaatgacaTGTAGGTCACACATTGCATTAATCCACttaactcatattttattataatattagactcatattctattaacttttCTAACCTACTATTATAGAATGGAGTAGGTAGTAATATTCATGATGGTAGCAAGGGAAAACGTTCAAAATTTATATGGCAAAATTGCATTTGAAGTTATTAGCTTTAGCCAACTTATAATTATGAAACCTTGGGACATTGTTTTTGTCCATTTATAGATACTTTTTCTCCTCTTCTACTtcactccctctgtcccagcCTAAGCGGACGTTTAATTTCGTATCGGATTTGGGAAAATCatgataaatagttaaagtggagataaAATTAAGAAATGTCCAAGGTAGTTGGGACATTTCTTTtgagcacgagatttaagaaattgatttgttaaaggttaaagtggagagagtaaagtaagagagaaaaaaataagagagatgaagagagagcaaagtaagagagggaataaagtttttaccaaaaaatgaaatgactaaACTAACTcgggacaaaccaaaaaagaatacgagtcAATTACCTTGGAACaaagggagtactattatttatgtgccttactactatttaaatattaaaaccCCTATCTtcaattagtctatttttataGAATGGGAGGAATATTATTGGTGAGATGAAAAAAATGTTAATAGTTGAAGGAATGATATTAACTTCTCAAGTTTTCTCTATCAACGAAAATATAATCAATACCCCCATCAATCTGCCATTTAACTTCTCAAGTTTTTCCTGTCTATCAccgaaaataaaatcaatactccatccgtccgctaTTTATAGTTCCATTTTGACTcggcatgaattttaataaattgtttgactttgtgaaagaaaaaatgataaaatgaattaGTAGAATGTTAATTACACtcttatatattagttttataatagaatgtgagtgtaatgattTAGTTGAATGGTGGGTCCACTTACCTAAAATTAgaggtgtgcattcgggtttcggttcggttttttgccaaaatcaaaaaattgaatttagttcaaaatccaaactgaaccgaacccgaaaaatcgaaaccaaaaaatcgaaaaccgaacttaaaaaaccgaaaaatcagaagaaaaaaaatccaaaaactagaaaaaataaatattaatatatatatgtaatttattttattttatatatactaatagaatatttatatataatataaaattaataatacatataatatatattatatagtagaatatattaaaagaatatatattatatataatataatatattaaattaatagaatatatatataattcggtttttcggtttttttcttcacccgaaccgaaccgaaaaactgaaatttttgtattttcaaaaccgaaccgaaaaaccgaaaaatcgaaccgaattttaaaatttcggtttggttcagTTCGGATATTCAGTTTCTggttttttgctcacccctacctaaaatggaataaagtaaatggaaCTTTAAAGCAGAGACAACCTACAAAGACAAATGAGACTATAAATGCGGACAAAGTGAGTATCATGCTTTTTTCACAAAGAATAAAACGTATTATTGCAAAACGTTATTTAATTACTCCCCAAATCCCATTCTAAGTGACACTTTCTGGGATATCCCACtcaaaatgacacatttctaaatatagaaactcTCTGCTTTTTCCTTCTAGCATAGTACTTTATTCTTTCAACTTTACTaaaaaacaacactatataaaatctcgtgccgaattAAAAATGCTCCGTCCCACCGCAAGTGATggtttcttttgggcacgagatttaagaaaatgacatatattgagttaaagtggagaaaataaagtatgagagagtaaaaagtaagagagaatgaagtaagaaagagtgaataaagtaggagatagagaataaagtaagaaattgTGAAAAGTTTTGCATTTtgttagaaaagaaaattgatcACTTGTAGTAGGACAACCGAAAATgaaaagttgatcacttgtggtgggacggAAGGGAGTATTGTTCTTTGTTTCTATTATTATGAGTCATAATTTACAATTTTAGCCCACTTTTATTGTAAATAGTAGGCAgacctcatattctactaactcatttcacaaatattatattataaaattaatattcctcctgtcccattaaaaataaaatatttttccttTTGTGTTGTccaactaaaaatgaaacgttcgCAAAATGAAAACGACATCTCTACTTTTCTcgctttctctctcttcacttAACTCACTAAATATCACTACATAAAACCATCttctgaaaaatgaaaaataaatgtttcagATTTATTTGAAACTAAGaaaagtatataaaaatgagttacACATTCCACAATTTTTTTGCATATGTTTTTCTTTCTACggattaattttgtaaaagacACGCCGAACCTCAAATGAGAATCTTAATACCAgacatataaaatataatatagtaatccctccgtcccacaataactGTCATCTTATTgtaggcacgagttttaagaaaggtaaagaaaaattgattggaaaagttagtggaatgtgagacacattcttttatattggttttataatacaatgtgagtgaaatgagttagtgaaatgtgagacccattcttttatattggttttataataaaatgtgagtgaaatgagtaggtggaatgtgagacctattaccatttatgctaaaaatgaagtgtgacaattattatgggacggagcgaaatgaaaaaaaaaatgacaattattgtgtgacggagagagtattagcataaaaaataaatactccatccgttcctaatgtgaatcttaaggattcaagacacatatgtttgctccggacttgctcttgtaaatatttcaataacccaaacaaacccaacaagaaatgaaacaataaaaatggtggaaaagggagaaggtgaaggtgttatgatttagatagatgcttggaacctatggaccttctacaaaacaatgaagacaacccaaggcaactttcaccaaagcaagaatctaatggctccacaaaactagcaacacaagaactagaattgcataccttaacattcaatctaagcccgacaatagattaaaatgcaaccacaagggattttgataaatcttcaaagaTGAAGAGGAATGCTCACAATGGAGTCTTTGGTAGGTTTACAAAAATGTTCAAAGCTGCCAAAGAAAAACCCTAACATGTCTATTTATACTAGAagtgaaaaaggaaaaaaaatcaattcttGGTAAAAAAGACACATCCCGGACaaaatgcccgaccgggcgtttcccTAGGTTCATTTCGCCCGCCCGAGCGAAGTTTCTGGACAAAAACTGATCTCTCGACAAAAACGCCCGACTGGGTGTTTTGCATGAGGAAAAACGCCCGCCCGCGCGTTTTGTTCTGCGTTGCGCAACTTTCTTAAAGCGATCATAACTTcctcatccggactccgattgaggcatgcaagatATCCACGTGAAGCTCTTTTGACGATGGAGACAATGGAAGTCTTAGGAGAGAATTTGGACTTTATCTTAAAAGGCAAATTCTGGTTTGAATCAGACCTCCAAATCTGGATTGGCTCCTTGCCATGTCTCCACCTTGTtctcggaccccaatcaacccatggcCCTCAATGTCGTTGTATcctatgattgtgaatacccgattcacatcatcctctccttctttgcgaaaggatttgtcctcaaatccggttCTTCGATCCTTCTTTGGGACACCCGGATTCACATCAGTTCCACTTCAAGTAAACCCATTATAATTGAACATGAGATTTTacgtagtactccctccgtcccaccagaagtgatcaactttctattttgagttgtcccaccagaagtgatcaatttccttttttagctaaaaacaaaacttcaacCACCTCTTACTTTGttccatttctcttactttattctctctttcttactttattctatctttatctcttttactttttcctctctcatactttactctctactttaatttaatatatcattttcttaattttcgtgtcTAAAAAAATCCATCACTTGTAATGGGAAGAAgtgaatattattttataagtaaaataaaaaaataaaaagaaaatagaaagagtgatatttatatatttagaaatgtacgtttataataaacaaataaaaaaggaaaatgtgtttAAGACTTATAATGCGACGAAAAAGAgcatataagagcatccgcagcggtgctctCCCGGAAGGACGGCGTCCGTACCGCTAGCGCGACGGGGTGCTttccgccgctgtgctcttgccgctggcacgacgctgctcgatgcatcgagcacgtccgtgccgctgagcagctAACGTGGCGTCACCGGATTGGTCAACGGCaaagccgttggcattttcattttttttaaaaaagtcagatttaattaaaaaaatccaaattaaataaaaaaaatattttcccacttcccaataaattatatccgttttctcccaacttttaatttatttttcaattttttccccaaaattcacattttcatctataaataccccctcttccacacaaaaatttcacaccacgctacacaattatcatctaaattctctcatcttctcttatcaattctcaatctttcactcttacaaaaaaaatgtccggctccggcgatcacctcTCTGACTCACGCGGTtagaaccacgaatggttcggctcacaactattccctagtccggaaacgcaattctcggcccctcctcaaacccaatgGTCTCAAGTTTCGGTGGCTAcaggccttacccggtggacgaccaagatgcccccaatgggcgatacgggtgggcacccaaacccagatcgggagggagcggcgactctcaaactcctcatcttcctactcctcgtggtgtccACACCCCGtgcactccggcggagatggatcaattattcaaagcctatgtgattatctccgaagatccggaggttggcacgaaccaaagtggggataggttttggtggcgcgtctctcgccggtacaatgaaaaccgatCGGCTGGAACCATCAAGctcaatgagagtatggtgcgcaatgccatattcagagccaacgaagaaatccaaaagttccaggggtattacctacaggaagagcggtcggcgggaaGCGAcaggagcgagctcgacatcatcagtgccgccttggtgacctaccaatccctaaattacaaaccattcaagtacctcagcgcttggcaggaggtgcgtgtgcatccgaagtataggtcaaatatgacccccgagcaacttgattcacatttgacaATGATATGGGGTCTCCGAAGAACATTGGGGATATGGTCGGAGGACTAGTCTTCCACGGgatatttttagcctttaattatgtattttttattttttaggattttaattatgtatttttatttttttggattttaattatgtaatttttaatttttaggatattaagtttgtaatttttattttttaagatttaattatgtaatttttatattttaatatatttttagtaattgaagtatttaaattaaataatagaatggtgacaACTTTGAGCATATAATTGCGGAAGAGTATGAATGTGAGTGTTATGCTCTTAGAGAagtaaatgaagtaaaaaagtaataaaagtgggtccagGTGTACATCCGTGTTTTTGCCAAATATCAGGAaggtggatgctctaagaatcaTCCCATTAGTACTAGAAATAAGTGGGTGGAAACATAGCCACGTAGCCGAAGCAGGTGACGTCAGTGACTACAGATATGATGACGCCAGCGGTAAAAGTTCATTCCATAAATCTTCGCCGCGTGGCAATGGCTTAATATCTTGGGGGACCATATGCCACGTTCAGCCGCCTACGGACCACATTATTAATGGACGTTAATATAGTACTCCTTCGTCTTAACTAAATCGAGATAAAATTTTTAGACACGGAAATtgagaaattgtgttgaaaaataagaaaggtaaataaattaagaaaaataaagagagagtaaaataaatgatgaaataaagtaagaatgatttgatgttttatttttttaaaaaagaaaatgactcaacttagttaggacatcccaaaaaagaatacaactcaacttagttgggacagacGAAGTACTTTTCACTTGTCATGTAAAAATATACTTACTCCATCCCttcaaaattaacaaaattgtATATAAtacgggttttaatgtggaatttgTAATGTatgagagaaataaaaaaatgtaagagacagggagaaaaaaataatggaaGTAGTGTTTGAGGATTATGAGATCCACATTATTAGTTGTGTGTATGTTTGTTTAAAATGTTCCTTATTTAGACTTTATCAAATGGACggtccaaaatggaaaaactagTTTTGTATTTTGGGAACAGAGGGTATCATATTTATCACTTTGGGATATTCCTTAATAATAAGTCAATTCTACGTAACGAATTTTTTTTCCTCTAATAAGATGAGTATCATTCTCCACTTACAATGCCCTAAACactttctttctatctctttataattttactaattgtgtattaaaacacGTACCATTTCAAATATTGTCTATTTTTGAGGATAAAGGCAGTAGTACGTCATTATTTTTACTGAGCATGTAGAGCCAATTAGTAgctttatttatataaaaaaatgagtttttACTCACTCCCTCCATCCGCTATTAGGAATACTGGTTTATCATTTCAGTTTTTCCGCCATTAGcagtctcggttcacttttagtATATATGGGTAGGTAGACTTCACAGtttattacttcctccgtcccatagaaatatgccATTTATAGTTGACAAAAGTTTTAATGCGTAATCaataagagaaaaagtagttgaaattatGTTGGGAATGGTGAGactcataaatgataaagtagaCTATTTCTGTAGGAcggatgaaaaagaaaatatgatatGTTTCTACTAGAGAGGAGTATATAACAATAGATTTCACATTTCATCTCCTTTTTCCACCaatatttctttatattttttaaaattcatgtcaaaaCATGAAACTCCTATTGGTGGACGAAGGGGTACTATTTTTATACTCTCGTACAAATTTATTTTCCTTCACTAATACACCACATAATAACTAAGTATCTAAAGAAGCGGCGGCGCAAGGCAAATGAAATATGTGGTCCTTCCATTtcaagaaacaagaaaaaagaaagaaaatggaaaaagtaaataaataaatgaagataGACAACTTGCGTCTACTTCCCACATCActttctccttcaatagtttCAAATCCAAACTTACCATATATCATCCAAATCCAACACCCTCTCCCCTCTCCTAACTTCaaaaacaaaatggaaaaaatccccaaaaaggcacacaaaatcaagaaaaaacaGCCACTAAAGGTTGTGTACATCACAAACCCTATCAAGTTCGAGACAAGTGCCTTGGAATTCCGGGCACTCGTGCAAGAACTCACCGGGCAAGACGCTCACGTGGCCTACGGCCGAGGAGAGGCCGTGAAAGCGCAAAATGTTATTGCAGCagcggaggaggaagaggaggaggaagcgaCAAAGTCGGGCCAGTTTAGTGGCGAAGTGACCGAGCAGGAAGAGTTCGATCTACCAAACGGCGACAGTTTTGTTTCGTCGCTCATGATCGAGGGCATCGCCTCGAACCTGTTTGATAtgcttgaagatctagatgaaATGTAATAGTATAATCTAGATTGAAAGCATGGAATTTTTCTTGGGTTTTTCTTgtaattatttgtttattttgtcAAATATATTGTTGTtggattttctttattttattaggCTGCAAGAAATCTTGATTTTCTtcacaatttttgttaatttgttTGGTTGTGGTGTAACAAGAAATGAATTTAGGTAGCTAATTGGCCTTGTTCTTAACCAAATTCAGTCATTTCTTTGAGATTCTTGCAATGCTATCCTCATATTTTATGATGTACTATGTCAATGCCTCGATTATGAAGATGCTAATAAGGATGAACGTGTGGCCGTGTGGGGTACCTAACTTCATAATCTGGTGTCGAGAGGGACGGAGTCAGAATTTTTATGTAAGTGGGGCAAAATTCTATACAAATACATTTTAAGGTTTTGAGAAGGGGCATTTATAAaggtatttaaaaataaaataaaaatagtgatcaaaataacacaaataattttttttgaggtggggcatttgccccttgTAGAGTGCATATAGATCCGTCCCTAGGTGTCGAGTGAGTGACTTttgttagagtgtccacaatggacGAGCCGCGGCGGCTATAGCAAGGCAGAGGGGAGCCGCGATGGTCGGGGCGGAGCCATGTGGCGTGCGGCGGACAGGACGGAGGTTCCGCGGAGGTCATTTtccctatttttttaaatttttttatttctttaatttttatctataaatacctattcccaattttttttcatttcattccaatCTCTAATAATTTTTGtccaattaattttatttcaatccaattaaaatataccaataattgataaaataatgttatTTGTGACTGTGGCATGTCTGTTATTGGGCTGGACAAGTTTTTGTTATTATGGACAAATTTTTGTGGCCATGTTGATTGGATAGACAAGTTTTTGTAGCTGTGACGTGACTATCCTGCctctattgtggacactcttacacTCTTGTATTTGGGATTGTTATCTTAAATATGTTGTCTTGTGTTTTGGGCTTTATCGCTTTTGGGTCACTCATTTGTATGTTGCTTTATTTTCCCATTTGCTGGGCATAGAGATGACCCACTAAGGTTCATATctttaattgtgattttttggtgTTTGTTCTTATTTTGGGATTGGAGATAATACTTTCTACGTCCCggacaattaagttgagtcaaaacttttgaacatggaaattaaaaaattatgttaaaagTAGGAGAAATGAATAGAGTAACAAAGAAaaagatagagtaaagtaagtgatgtaataaagtaagagtgattgaatgttatttttttgtaaaaaaaagaaaagactaAACTTAGTTGAGACATTCCAAAAAAGGATacaactcaacttagttggatgAAGGGACTATTATTATTCTTCTGTGGGCGTAGCCACTTTTGAACTtggtactccctctgtcccgtaaaatttatctcattttactattttttaattcGTCCCACAAAGTTTAGAGCTGACAATTTTTGATACGACACGGACCGACTCAAaattaacacgacacgaacacgcacGTTCAGAATTTGGGTCCTTATAGGGTGGACCCAATAAGAACACGAAGATAacgggttgggtcgggtcgtgtttgggttatacgtttaagaaaaaaaatttcttttttattaattaaaaaaatattaaactttagtttttaattattttgttgattaaaaatattatactttaattttaattaattaaaaaatattatactttaattttaattaattaaaaaatactatactttaattttattaattaaaaaatattaattaaattttttaaattatttaattttcttatatagatttaatattactatactttaattttattattttgattaagaaaataattattttaatttggtaattttttattttatcgtataatatcatgtttaaatcgtataataacatcatgttttagtcgttaccGTGTCGTGTCAAGCTAACTTACTATCATTAATAGAGAGTTGACTTTTTTTCTGGGTACACGATAACACGCACAAACCTGACACGAACCCGTTGGGTTGGGACACGATAAGAACCCGatgatttcgggttgggttgggttgggacacgattAGGTTGGGTCGATAATGAGTTGAAACGATAACGACCCAACTCGCACGATTTGACAGCCCTAACAAAGTTTGTTCCAAGACATTAAATACACTCCCCAATCTCTTCAATATGAGACCCTtattccactacacacatccatttaatacaaagttaaacaatttcttgaAATATGTGTGGATCAAATTGAGAAAAACTTTGTGGGTCGGAGAGAATATTAGGGATTAGTCAAATCCTCGATTCTCAAGTGTGTTTGAGGAGAAAAAACTAATTCAATCATTTAAAGTTCACAAAACAAGTCTAGTCTACATTATTGTTTcccttactttactatttctctactttaattatatattatttttttaaaacgagttCTCAAAACAAAACACCTCTACTATAATGGGACGAAGGGACTGAGTATTACAGGaagtaaaagaagaaaagaacaGGTCACCAGTCTCATTGATTTGGGGGTGGAAATACCcgaatattaaatttttttaacacCTAAAACAACACAAACTATTTGCATCTTACTCTCAAAGTTCCTAAGTTCTCCAAATtgaggattttttttaatttagagagagaaaaacaaTCAGGCACCAAGAATCAGCTTAAGAGATGGTACCATATAGCTTGAAAATTGTTCTAACCAAAATTCAATGTTGAAAATGTCAACGTGAACCCTTTCTTGGCAAGGTATGGATCATGCCATCATCATACCACTTTGAGAAACCTTTCTCAAGGGCATCCCGCATCCACGCGTGCCTGCAGCACCCGATTGCTTCCCCAACGGTTAGCCAGCTCCTCTGCCGGTGGCTCTTTTCAGGCCAGGAGTCGAGCTCCTCCTTCACGTGCAAGGCATACGTAGCTGCTCGACACAGTCCTTGCGGGCTGTATTCATCCTGGAGTGTTTTGCTCTTGAAAGGATAACATCCAAGAAAATGCTGACACAAAAGAACAAGCGTGATAGAGTGACATGAATTAACAAGGTAGACTCCACAGCTGAAGAAAGTGTTCTAAGCATACATCCAATTAGATGCACTTCCTTGTCCGACCAAGGTGCTGATTCAATTAAATCGGACAGCTTTGCATAACACCAAGTCGTAGGaatgtaattaattaaacaataaacAGATAGATGTATAGATTACCACTAGATCGCCTCGAACTCCAGCCTCTTCCATGGCTTCCCTTTCGGCTGCCTCCTCGGCCGTTTCATCATTCTCCCACCCACCCTATAGAAAATAATAGGAAAAAGAAAAGGTGGGGCATTATTCATATAAGGGTTAAATGACCGAAAAATGCAAAATTTACACATGTATGTAATGTAATGTTTTACATTCATCTCATATAAGAATAGGTCatgaaaattcaaaatcatGTATGTCATTGTGTCGCACCTTGTATTACTAAACCATAACTTAACAAAAAATCTTGCTTCAGTTCGAGTTATAAAAATGCACCATCTATGATCTGTATACCTAAGCGCACTAAAATCATAAACACGTCCAATCAAATTATAGAAGAAAACTACCTTCCTATTAGGATGAGATAATTACAGAGGGACAGGATGTTATACCACTGACAAAGATAAAATGAAGAaccaagtactccctccgtcccaatcaagatgtccatattcttgagtggcacgggattttaggaggagTTGTTAGGTGGcataagtagagagaaaaaaggaagttgaatattttaatgagggaGGAAACATTAGCTCGAGGAGTTTATTAGAATACCTCAACACTCAAATTGGTGTCAAACAAGGGAGTGACACTTCCAAGAGACGCCTTGTTGTATGTTATGGAAAGTAGTGCAACCCTGAAATCGTTAGCTTGAAACCTCGAGTTTTGGTATAAGAAGGAGCTTAAACTAACTTCTGAAAGATGGATGAAACTGAAGCCAAACATGGAAAGAATGTAAGAGAATATTCCCCAAGATAGTATCCGAAAATGTGAGCCTATTGGTATTCGTGAATGGTCACATTGGCAGATTAGTGAGATTAGAGAGATAAGAATAGGCTGTCTCATTCCACATAGTAGAAATTGCGTATATTGAAGGAGAAAATTTGCTACATtagttagaaattaaaaatgcaatttatcCAAAATAAATTCTTATGAAAGCATTCAGTTAACGCCTAATTCAGAAGGATCAAAACTATGTCCTTATCCAGTCTCCATTTTTCTTTATGCTTTAGGTTAAACCTTAATGGTCACAGGTATACCAAGTTACCAACATTAAATCGTTTTCAAGGATATGCTTCCTAGCCAAGGTAATGTATGACATGAACTTAACTCATTTTATCAACGGCAACATAAGACTGCAACCAACTGAGGAGCAGTGGACGAACAAAACATGCTTTACGCAGTCTGCTTCCATTGACATAGTTCAAAGATCCGAACCTTTGGAAACAGAAGACCAGGTCCACCAGTCGAGTTGATCATTAATACTTCAACGATATTCTCAGTTATGCCACCATCATCATTTTTCACTGTCTTATATCTGAAGGGAATACACCTGGTAAATCACAATTTTGATCAGCACAGACAGAATAT is part of the Salvia splendens isolate huo1 chromosome 6, SspV2, whole genome shotgun sequence genome and encodes:
- the LOC121807227 gene encoding sigma factor binding protein 2, chloroplastic-like, which gives rise to MKIDNLRLLPTSLSPSIVSNPNLPYIIQIQHPLPSPNFKNKMEKIPKKAHKIKKKQPLKVVYITNPIKFETSALEFRALVQELTGQDAHVAYGRGEAVKAQNVIAAAEEEEEEEATKSGQFSGEVTEQEEFDLPNGDSFVSSLMIEGIASNLFDMLEDLDEM
- the LOC121810023 gene encoding nudix hydrolase 16, mitochondrial-like isoform X2, with the protein product MSELVARTGRQQQRYEDGYRLIAGCIPFRYKTVKNDDGGITENIVEVLMINSTGGPGLLFPKGGWENDETAEEAAEREAMEEAGVRGDLVHFLGCYPFKSKTLQDEYSPQGLCRAATYALHVKEELDSWPEKSHRQRSWLTVGEAIGCCRHAWMRDALEKGFSKWYDDGMIHTLPRKGSR
- the LOC121810023 gene encoding nudix hydrolase 16, mitochondrial-like isoform X3, producing the protein MECIPFRYKTVKNDDGGITENIVEVLMINSTGGPGLLFPKGGWENDETAEEAAEREAMEEAGVRGDLVHFLGCYPFKSKTLQDEYSPQGLCRAATYALHVKEELDSWPEKSHRQRSWLTVGEAIGCCRHAWMRDALEKGFSKWYDDGMIHTLPRKGSR
- the LOC121810023 gene encoding nudix hydrolase 16, mitochondrial-like isoform X1; the encoded protein is MRQPILISLISLICQCDHSRIPIGSHFRILSWGIFSYILSMFGFSFIHLSEVSLSSFLYQNSRFQANDFRVALLSITYNKASLGSVTPLFDTNLSVEGGWENDETAEEAAEREAMEEAGVRGDLVHFLGCYPFKSKTLQDEYSPQGLCRAATYALHVKEELDSWPEKSHRQRSWLTVGEAIGCCRHAWMRDALEKGFSKWYDDGMIHTLPRKGSR